A region of the Salvia splendens isolate huo1 chromosome 11, SspV2, whole genome shotgun sequence genome:
ATCAGTTAATGAATTTCAACTAAAAAAATGAGTTAAaacattattttcatttatttaagtAATTGGTTATATCAATAACAGGGGAATGAAAgctaaatgaaatgaaatatatCAATAGTTCGGCAACATATAACAACCCTGCGATCCAAAACAAAAGCCAATATCACTTCAGAGAATATATATTGGTCAGTAGACATCATTACTGAATAGTGCCAAACAAGATTTTCGCTCTGTTTATGTCAAGAATCTCAGAGATACATACAATGAATTTACACTATAGTTCAAAAAACATGATAATCCCCAGGCTGCTATGAATCAAGTGTAAGCTAAGCCATCATATCCACCAGAACACTCTCAACTGCTTACATGGAAACAATCTCCTTACCAGTTCGGTGAGGAATGCCTGTTTGTTCAAACCATCAAGAGCTGTGAAAGCAGACTCAAGTACCCGGGAGAGATATGCAATAACTCTGAAATTGGACAGAGAAACCAGAGCTTAGTATAGAAGCAACTCGGACAAGAGTAGACCGAGAATGtgatgaaattgaaaaaaatactctttcagaaagacaagaaaagaaaaaagagcaCGTGAATGGGAATCTAATATTTGCCACACAATATATTCCTGGTATGCCACCTAAAGAACAAACTCTAAATTGAACATCACATACAGAAGTTCAAAAATGACTAAGCTTTCACACCTAGTGCAAGCATTTGTTGGTCGCTGCTCCGGACTAATGTCATCGTCAGATGATCTGAAATCTGCAGCTTTCTGTTCAGCTGATTGCAGGCGATCAACCTTACAATAACTCAATAGTCAAATAAAACAATATCTAAGTAAACCAAAAGAGGCACGTGAAAAAGGTAAGAAAATTCAATTCTTAGAAAACAGGAATATCATACTTCCGGAGAGAATTTTAGTACTCACCTCAGCCATCACTGTTTCAATGCACAGCTGGAGCCCCTTGTAGGCAGCAGCTTCTGCACTGGACATTGCTGATGCCATTTCTTCACAGGCAGCAGCATGTGCACCCTCCACAGGCAGTAAGATTTGAGAAACAGAGTTCGCAAAAAACTGCAAAATCAGAATTCTTACTAGTAAGATTTGGCACAAGTTCTACTATAAACGTCAAGAAACACAACTGTAAGCAAAATGACATACTTGTTGAAGAACAACCACACTACTTCCACACTGCTGTAGAGTAAGCATAAAAGATTTAAAACCACTTTCTCCAGCTGCAGCAGCATTTTCTCCCTATATAATACCAAGTAAATTCTAACATTAAAATAGTTCAAGAACAAGATCTGAAAATACGACATTCATTTTTGCATATTGTAACCATCGAAAGACTCAAGAAAGCTAAAAGTATCAAGTCATTACTATAGATGTGGCTCCTGTAACTCTTCGACCCACACTAGTTCCTAGAGCAAACCGTTCTCTAGATGCTGCAGCATCAATCAGGCTTTCTTTCGCTCTTTCAAGGCCTTCAGTTATATATTGACTTACCTAAAGAAGGAAAAGGAATAAGAAGATGATAAAATAGTTTCTTAGACACCTACAAAAAGAATTCAGAGTACTGCAAGAAACTGATAATCTCGCCTGCTTCAAAAAGCATGTGAAAACGAGCCGAACGTTAGCTGCAAGAGTAGTTTCCTGCACGATAGTAAGATATAATCTACTATTAGTTAAAGCTATTGAACAATTTTAGCAATCACATAATGGACTCTCTCTATCTCTTAATGTTTGAACTCGAGAAATGACAGCATAAAATTCTCAAATTTATGTAATTGATCACAGAATAAATAACAGTTGAACCAGATATACCTGTGTTGAAAACAAAGTACATCTGGATATGGCTTCTTCGTTCCAGTGTACAAAGTCGGTAACAATGGTGACGGATATCTGGTGTTGAGAAGATGCAATGGATGCTCCCTTGGAACGCCCAATTGTGCCCTTTGATTCAGAGGACGAGAACTCAATTCCTAGTTCCTCCATCTGCAGCATTTTCATTTTCACAGCCATTTGAAAAAACAATGCATTAAGCTAGTGAGCATATGAATTGTGATAATAGCCACTAGGTCAGAAGGCTCTCTCTTTCTAAAGCAAGAGAGGAAGACAAAGATGGAGATCCATAGTTTAGGACGTACCTTTGCCTTATAGAGTAGCCTAAGAGAAACCTTTTCACATTCTATATATGTATCTTTGTGGGGAAGAAAAAGTGACTCAGTCAAGCCTGCACAGAAAGATAAGATGAAGATTATAAATTCATCAATGTGCTATCTACAGAATCTGTTAACATAGCAGATAATATCTTTCAGCAGAAGCAACCGTTTTTTCCAATAAATATCTCTCGTGATGCCACACGATAAGAGATTCCAACAGAAGGTATACCAGTATACAGTTGTCTCCAGTGATAAATAGATTGCTTGATTTCTTATAATATTCTGAACATGGCTTTCTCCTTTGAATTATTATCTTCTTACATGTGATCTAGTAGAGTGGATTCAACACAAGCATAAATACCATGATGAAAGTATCAAAGGAACAtcaaacctttttatttttcctGAATTTACATAGAATTCTATATGTGCAGATAACAAAAAACTTATGTTCCCAAGTCAGAGGCTGAAGATAGTTGATGTTGTAGAAAGTCTCTcgataattttatattatgtaCCTTCAACATCCAAGTCACCACAGCCCACGCTATGCAAGTCCTTAGAAAGTTCAAGCGTTTTCTCATACGACACTGCTAGCATTCTCAGATACTGAGGGTAATAAGGAaattgttaatatttttaattctgAACTCATAACATAATAGAATTTTCCAGCTCCATAAGGGACTCACTAATATAAGCCCTCCTTCTTCCTTGGAAGGTGGATTAACAAGAGATGGTTTCAGCAATAGCTTCTCAAGAAGATTAGGAACTCGGTCTTCCAGGACACGCTTCATgtgaaacaaaataaaaacaaaatcaataatGTAGAACATAATACCAGATATCTTATGATCTATGCATATTTGAGATTTATATGCAAGATATTTGAGAGGTCAGAAAAATATgcaatatattttgaaattatcAATGACTTGAACAAATTTTGAGATGTGCTTGAGAAGGGAAAATGGGTATATGCAGAAAAGTCTCTCTCCAACCTCAACTTTTCAAAGTCCCCTTTTTAATTTTACAGCTTATAAGTTTTCCTGCATCAGAGTTTTAGATGTAAAGATCTTTGCTAAATAAAAACCATTTCAAAAGCAGCCTCCACCATACTTATTTACAGAATTTAGTTTTACCATGGAGGAAAGAATGATAACCAGGTCTTGTTAATGATGGAAAAAACAATCAAACCAGAATACCTGAACCAATATCGACATGACATCATTGGGGTAAGGAAATACTGCTGTTATGGTTTCTGCTTCTTTCTTTACAGTATCTGCAAGAAAGTAGAAACAAAAGCAAAATGAGTTGTCAAACCCAACTCATGAGATAAGGTGTAGTTTTTCAGACCAGTAATTTCTTTGTACAATGAAGAGAGCCCTTGCCCAACATTGCTAGGAATGGGTTGAGATCCAGAGTCACCAAGAACCACTTGCACATCAGCATTCATGACCTCCAAATCAAACATTGGACGTAACCCCACATAATGTTGCATAACACTAGTACCCCTGTTGAACTGAATACAGACATCACTAGTAGTATTTCAGCTACACAATCAAGCAACATAAGTTATGCATGTCGCAAAGATAACGCCCGGCAATGCAGACATGCTTAATGGCACATATCTTAATCTTCAAGACCAATGACCAATCCtttgaaagaaaaaatagaaacagATGACAATAGTAACAATGAAGGTGAAGATGATAATAGCAcctaaaaggtaaaaaaaaatagataacaGATTGCACTAATTGATCTTTTAAAGTTCC
Encoded here:
- the LOC121756453 gene encoding exocyst complex component SEC10b-like, with amino-acid sequence MEFNSSPGDLMELSPLFSDDTRVSEAASIAQKLRSFAEEDPGRQAMTVSGNATASKGLEVAVGNLQEYCNELENKLLSRFDVASQKKDLCSMAQCAIILLQFNRGTSVMQHYVGLRPMFDLEVMNADVQVVLGDSGSQPIPSNVGQGLSSLYKEITDTVKKEAETITAVFPYPNDVMSILVQRVLEDRVPNLLEKLLLKPSLVNPPSKEEGGLILYLRMLAVSYEKTLELSKDLHSVGCGDLDVEGLTESLFLPHKDTYIECEKVSLRLLYKAKMEELGIEFSSSESKGTIGRSKGASIASSQHQISVTIVTDFVHWNEEAISRCTLFSTQETTLAANVRLVFTCFLKQVSQYITEGLERAKESLIDAAASRERFALGTSVGRRVTGATSIGENAAAAGESGFKSFMLTLQQCGSSVVVLQQFFANSVSQILLPVEGAHAAACEEMASAMSSAEAAAYKGLQLCIETVMAEVDRLQSAEQKAADFRSSDDDISPEQRPTNACTRVIAYLSRVLESAFTALDGLNKQAFLTELGNRLHKLVMSHWEKFTFNWSGGLQLKRDISEYADFVRCFNAPTVDEKFELLGILANVFIVAPESLSSLFEGTPSIKTDAKRFIQLRDDYKSAKLATKLSSLW